A genomic window from Spiroplasma helicoides includes:
- a CDS encoding PTS sugar transporter subunit IIA, with protein sequence MVEKENFLYVPEVKDWKELLKIGTSYLKEKNIVTNKYHEALLKEIDKLGFYFIISKEIALVHIAPGGENLKTNLLFINLGKEINFSSDERHKVKHCFFLTAINSQDHIEILSNFAKEMSNKQFVKELDGVKDYENYLSISKQYFK encoded by the coding sequence ATGGTTGAAAAAGAAAACTTTTTATATGTTCCTGAGGTAAAGGATTGAAAAGAACTTTTAAAAATAGGTACAAGCTATTTAAAAGAAAAAAACATTGTCACAAATAAATATCATGAAGCTCTATTAAAAGAAATTGATAAACTAGGATTCTATTTTATTATTTCAAAAGAAATTGCTCTTGTTCATATAGCACCTGGTGGAGAAAATTTAAAAACAAACTTGTTATTTATAAATTTAGGTAAAGAAATAAACTTTTCAAGTGATGAAAGACACAAAGTTAAACATTGTTTTTTTCTAACAGCTATCAATTCACAAGATCATATAGAAATACTATCTAATTTCGCAAAAGAAATGTCTAATAAACAATTTGTCAAAGAATTAGATGGTGTAAAAGACTACGAAAACTACTTATCAATTAGTAAACAATATTTTAAATAA
- a CDS encoding ribulose-phosphate 3-epimerase yields MQCKITPSVMTCDLLNFEKELYDLQEAGIDWIHFDLMDGKYVKNLGLAPQMVSKIKEKFPKIIIDLHCMVNDIENIQDILKDGDYVTIHFSSKQKSSLEEIYNNLKVNGLKVGLAIDLDDKFDDYEKYLEIVDLVTVMSIRPGFAGSSFEQKAWTTIERLANLKIEKNFLIQIDGGVRENNIYKLAENQVDLIVVGSWLFGEQDYKNRVSNFYMKVNY; encoded by the coding sequence ATGCAATGTAAAATAACACCATCAGTAATGACTTGTGATTTACTAAATTTCGAAAAAGAGCTTTATGATTTACAAGAAGCTGGCATTGATTGAATTCACTTTGATTTGATGGATGGTAAGTATGTCAAAAATCTTGGTTTAGCCCCACAAATGGTTTCTAAAATTAAAGAAAAATTTCCAAAGATTATAATTGATCTTCATTGCATGGTTAATGACATTGAAAATATACAAGATATTTTAAAAGATGGAGACTATGTAACAATACACTTTTCTTCAAAACAAAAATCAAGTTTAGAAGAAATCTATAATAATTTAAAAGTGAATGGACTGAAAGTTGGTCTAGCAATAGATTTAGATGATAAATTTGATGATTATGAAAAATACTTAGAAATAGTTGACCTAGTAACTGTTATGAGTATTAGACCAGGTTTTGCAGGATCATCATTTGAACAAAAAGCTTGAACAACAATTGAAAGATTAGCAAATTTAAAAATAGAAAAAAACTTCTTAATTCAAATTGATGGGGGAGTTCGAGAAAACAATATATATAAACTAGCAGAAAATCAAGTTGATTTAATTGTTGTTGGTTCATGATTATTCGGTGAGCAAGATTATAAAAATAGAGTAAGCAACTTTTATATGAAAGTTAATTATTAA
- a CDS encoding lipoprotein, whose amino-acid sequence MKKLLSLLAVTGLVATSGSVAVACKKEPANNTSNNTDKNTEKKDLTKITEQDLKISPESNEETEAKAAVLAQIKTVLKIDVVENTDITFSDFTKATSAEKTGKIIVSAVESSKLVLGKVTFILNYFEPKDISELKGNDVVLQIQGNSIEIAKEAVINKIKSKFKVTVVENTDVTFSDFTAPEEGMTKNGKITVKSVSTSKVLVADKTATFGLLDVKKPEGKADLAKLSEQELQITNENSMDESKTKNYILGVINLKFKAYGVTYKLEDLKFGVFKAPSGSQDSSITVEPAKSNTTLTGTATFVLKGKAE is encoded by the coding sequence ATGAAAAAACTATTAAGTTTATTAGCAGTAACAGGTTTAGTTGCTACAAGTGGAAGTGTTGCAGTTGCATGTAAAAAAGAACCTGCAAATAATACAAGTAACAATACTGATAAAAATACAGAAAAAAAAGATTTAACAAAAATAACAGAACAAGATTTAAAAATATCACCAGAAAGTAATGAAGAAACAGAAGCGAAAGCAGCAGTTTTAGCTCAAATTAAAACTGTTCTTAAAATAGATGTTGTGGAAAACACAGACATTACTTTTAGTGATTTTACAAAAGCTACAAGTGCTGAAAAAACCGGTAAAATCATAGTATCAGCTGTAGAATCAAGTAAATTAGTTTTAGGAAAAGTAACTTTCATTTTAAATTATTTTGAACCAAAAGATATTTCTGAATTGAAAGGTAATGATGTTGTTTTACAAATTCAAGGTAATAGTATTGAAATTGCAAAAGAAGCAGTTATAAATAAAATTAAATCAAAATTTAAAGTTACAGTAGTTGAAAACACAGACGTTACTTTTAGTGACTTTACAGCACCTGAAGAAGGAATGACAAAAAATGGTAAAATCACAGTTAAATCAGTATCTACAAGTAAAGTCCTTGTTGCAGACAAAACAGCTACATTTGGTTTGCTTGATGTAAAAAAACCCGAAGGTAAAGCTGATCTAGCTAAATTGAGTGAACAAGAATTACAAATTACCAATGAAAATAGTATGGATGAAAGTAAAACAAAAAATTATATTTTAGGTGTAATTAATTTAAAATTCAAAGCTTATGGTGTAACATACAAATTAGAAGATCTTAAATTTGGAGTTTTTAAGGCCCCTTCAGGATCACAAGATAGTTCAATCACAGTAGAACCTGCAAAAAGCAACACAACATTAACAGGTACTGCAACATTTGTTCTTAAAGGAAAAGCGGAGTAA
- a CDS encoding lipoprotein: MKKLLSLLAATGLVATSGSVAVACNKKADDKATTDKKDLGSLAKKELGEIQLSAGETMPSVKELVAAINKANASYGLGESDVEIATSPAQTVTGATLKAKAASTKFTGSVAVTYTVKEFVKQDLSTITGNDLKLTPTANTQAAAETAAIAKIKEKLGVDVVKDTDFTDTYKEATEASKPGSLVVTAKTGSKLLTESKSVTFSLAYVAPGTSPSIPDVSAPEVKIGETKSFDVTVENGDGKTSMSADVKSDSTAFLEEVSAVVDGSNKNKFTVSYKGKATSDAAKITLTYGKITKDVTVKVTAAETVTKDDLSKVTDKTIENSDNQEGTAQTAALAKINAKFSNKNYTAQDLKFTNFQAAGQSGKKGSIQVDPADQSTKLTGTVTFTWPALG, encoded by the coding sequence ATGAAGAAACTTTTAAGTTTATTAGCAGCTACAGGATTAGTTGCTACGAGTGGAAGTGTTGCAGTTGCATGTAACAAAAAAGCAGATGATAAAGCAACTACTGATAAAAAAGATTTAGGATCATTAGCAAAAAAAGAATTAGGAGAAATCCAATTAAGTGCTGGTGAAACAATGCCATCAGTTAAGGAATTGGTGGCAGCTATAAACAAAGCTAATGCATCATACGGTTTAGGTGAAAGTGATGTTGAAATTGCTACATCTCCTGCACAAACAGTTACAGGAGCAACTTTAAAAGCAAAAGCAGCTTCAACTAAATTTACAGGAAGTGTTGCTGTTACTTATACAGTAAAAGAATTTGTAAAACAAGATTTATCAACAATTACAGGAAATGATTTAAAATTAACTCCAACAGCAAATACACAAGCAGCAGCTGAAACAGCAGCAATTGCAAAAATTAAAGAAAAATTAGGAGTAGATGTTGTTAAAGATACAGACTTTACAGATACTTACAAAGAAGCAACTGAAGCAAGCAAACCAGGAAGTTTGGTTGTAACTGCAAAAACAGGAAGCAAACTTTTAACTGAATCTAAATCAGTTACATTTAGTTTAGCTTATGTTGCACCAGGTACTTCACCATCAATTCCAGATGTAAGTGCACCAGAAGTTAAAATTGGAGAAACAAAATCATTTGATGTAACAGTTGAAAATGGTGATGGAAAAACATCAATGAGTGCAGATGTAAAATCAGATAGCACTGCATTTTTAGAAGAAGTTAGCGCAGTTGTTGATGGTTCTAACAAAAACAAATTTACAGTATCATACAAAGGTAAAGCAACTAGTGATGCAGCAAAAATAACTCTAACTTATGGAAAAATCACAAAAGATGTAACAGTTAAAGTTACTGCTGCAGAAACTGTTACAAAAGATGATTTAAGCAAAGTGACAGATAAAACAATTGAAAACTCTGATAACCAAGAAGGAACTGCTCAAACAGCTGCACTTGCCAAAATCAATGCTAAATTTAGCAATAAAAATTATACAGCTCAAGATTTAAAATTTACTAATTTTCAAGCAGCGGGTCAATCAGGTAAAAAAGGTTCAATACAAGTTGATCCAGCTGATCAAAGCACAAAATTAACAGGTACTGTTACATTTACATGACCTGCTTTAGGATAA
- a CDS encoding lipoprotein, with translation MKKLLSLLAATGLVATSGSVAVACNKKADDKATTTAKKDLTKIGEANLKLAPNANDEAAAKSAVIDQIKTKLNVTVVEKTDITFSDFAKAESSQKAGSIKVTAVESSALITGSATFSLTFKEAGETTSPSIPDVETQSVKVNETKTFDVTIQNGDNSTILKANVKESEDYLKDVKAEVKASQDNKNIFTVSFTGKTAHEGATIVLTYGEITKNVTVNVNNADSEIKDLKDLAKSINPAKNTEEEAKKAAKSAIEGFAAGAKEGTDYDFGKFKAAQAGDLDAVTNGELPVNSHSGSKLLKGSVTLTWTVTETK, from the coding sequence ATGAAAAAACTATTAAGTTTATTAGCAGCAACAGGACTAGTTGCTACAAGTGGAAGTGTTGCAGTTGCATGTAATAAAAAAGCCGATGACAAAGCAACAACAACCGCTAAAAAAGATTTAACAAAAATTGGAGAAGCTAATTTAAAATTGGCACCAAATGCAAATGATGAAGCAGCAGCTAAATCAGCAGTAATCGATCAAATCAAAACAAAATTAAATGTAACAGTAGTTGAAAAAACTGATATTACATTTAGTGATTTTGCAAAAGCAGAATCAAGTCAAAAAGCTGGATCAATTAAAGTTACAGCTGTAGAATCAAGTGCATTAATTACTGGAAGTGCTACTTTTTCATTAACATTTAAAGAAGCTGGTGAAACAACTTCACCATCAATTCCAGATGTAGAAACTCAGTCAGTAAAAGTAAATGAAACAAAAACTTTTGATGTGACTATTCAAAATGGGGATAATAGCACAATATTAAAAGCAAATGTTAAAGAAAGTGAAGATTATTTAAAAGATGTAAAAGCAGAAGTTAAAGCTTCACAAGATAATAAAAATATTTTCACAGTTTCATTTACAGGTAAAACTGCTCATGAAGGAGCAACAATAGTTTTAACTTATGGAGAAATAACTAAAAATGTTACAGTTAATGTAAACAATGCAGACTCAGAAATTAAAGATTTAAAAGATTTAGCAAAAAGTATAAATCCTGCAAAAAACACTGAGGAAGAAGCAAAAAAAGCAGCTAAATCAGCAATCGAAGGTTTCGCTGCAGGTGCAAAAGAAGGTACAGATTATGACTTTGGTAAATTTAAAGCAGCACAAGCAGGTGACTTGGATGCTGTAACCAATGGTGAGTTACCAGTTAATTCACATTCAGGAAGTAAATTATTAAAAGGTTCAGTAACACTTACTTGAACAGTAACTGAAACTAAATAG
- a CDS encoding PTS ascorbate transporter subunit IIC, translating into MNLLTTFKEQGLNFINGFFGTPALIIGLFALIGCLVQRKKFTEILTSVFKTVIGFLIIGGGAGIIAGSIGKFGSAFNLLFGREGWLANNDVMPGLHLAQEGLAQIATAGSLILVFALLLNVLIAKLSNLKYIYLTGHSAWYFSTMIASVLYLGGIKDTQDVWLIVLTGSLLVSMWMVLSPALLNRHSKIITKGNSLAVAHTGSITYALSGYIGELIYKMKKGNVKSTEEINFPKGLAFLRNTNVSIALTMFILFSIVYYTAWGVKGFEAMVAAGILGQNDSPIAQGIIQAFTFAAGVEVLLIGVRMFIAELVPAFKGFAEKVVRGSKPGIDCPIVFPFAPNAVIMGFIASTIGGFIAFAINIGISNSVGAESVWAAIVIPSVVPHFFTGATSGVFGNAKGGIIGCWVGAFINGLIISLVPYLFIVSGLTPAFSSGGSRTYITWGDADFIVGVIPALITKYAGKWALLGITLAAWAMFPGISAIMHIARLKNQNYKNVYENNKKVYTDKATELKEARINHSKQIKELNDELKQKSAKTEKDEVRVKIDNATKEYNKQVREISKKYDSQLLEYRKE; encoded by the coding sequence ATGAATTTATTAACTACGTTCAAAGAACAGGGTTTAAATTTTATTAATGGTTTTTTTGGTACACCAGCCTTAATAATTGGTTTATTTGCTCTGATTGGTTGTTTAGTACAACGTAAGAAATTTACAGAAATTCTGACCTCAGTTTTTAAAACAGTTATCGGTTTCTTGATAATTGGTGGAGGAGCAGGAATTATTGCTGGATCAATTGGAAAATTTGGGTCTGCATTTAACTTATTATTTGGTAGAGAAGGATGATTGGCAAACAACGATGTTATGCCAGGACTACACCTTGCTCAAGAAGGATTAGCACAAATTGCAACAGCAGGTTCACTAATATTGGTATTTGCTTTATTATTGAATGTTCTGATTGCTAAATTATCAAACTTAAAATATATTTATCTAACAGGACACAGTGCTTGATACTTTTCAACAATGATAGCAAGTGTTCTATACCTTGGAGGTATTAAAGATACGCAAGATGTTTGATTAATAGTTTTAACCGGATCATTATTAGTTTCAATGTGAATGGTATTGTCACCAGCATTATTAAACAGACATTCAAAAATAATAACAAAAGGTAACAGCTTAGCTGTTGCACATACAGGATCAATTACATATGCATTAAGTGGATATATTGGAGAATTGATTTATAAAATGAAAAAAGGAAATGTTAAATCAACAGAAGAAATAAACTTCCCAAAAGGATTAGCATTTTTAAGAAATACAAACGTTTCTATAGCATTAACTATGTTTATTCTATTTAGTATAGTTTACTATACTGCATGAGGAGTAAAAGGATTTGAAGCAATGGTGGCGGCTGGAATTTTAGGACAAAATGATTCACCAATTGCACAAGGAATAATACAAGCTTTCACATTCGCAGCTGGAGTAGAGGTTTTATTAATTGGGGTTAGAATGTTTATTGCTGAACTAGTTCCTGCATTTAAAGGTTTTGCTGAAAAAGTTGTTAGAGGTTCAAAACCTGGTATTGATTGTCCAATAGTATTTCCATTTGCACCAAACGCTGTAATTATGGGATTTATAGCATCAACTATTGGGGGATTTATAGCATTTGCAATTAACATTGGTATATCAAATAGTGTTGGAGCTGAATCAGTTTGAGCAGCAATAGTAATACCAAGTGTTGTTCCTCATTTCTTTACCGGAGCAACAAGTGGTGTATTTGGAAATGCAAAAGGTGGAATTATTGGTTGCTGAGTTGGAGCATTTATAAATGGTCTTATAATATCTCTGGTACCATATCTATTTATTGTTTCAGGATTAACACCAGCATTTAGTTCTGGAGGATCAAGAACATACATCACATGAGGTGATGCTGATTTTATTGTTGGAGTTATTCCGGCATTAATAACAAAATATGCGGGTAAATGAGCATTATTAGGAATTACATTAGCAGCATGAGCAATGTTCCCTGGAATAAGCGCAATTATGCATATTGCGAGATTAAAAAACCAAAATTACAAAAATGTATATGAAAACAACAAAAAAGTATATACAGATAAAGCTACTGAATTAAAAGAAGCAAGAATTAATCATAGCAAACAAATAAAAGAACTAAATGATGAATTAAAACAAAAATCAGCAAAAACCGAAAAAGATGAAGTAAGAGTTAAAATCGATAATGCAACTAAAGAATATAACAAACAAGTAAGAGAAATAAGTAAAAAATACGATAGTCAATTACTGGAGTATAGAAAGGAATAA
- a CDS encoding lipoprotein, whose amino-acid sequence MKKLLSLLAATGLVATSGSVAVACNKKADDKATTSTKKDLTKIGEANLKLAPNANDEAAAKSAVIDQIKAKLSVTVVEKTDITFSDFVKAESSSKAGSIKVTAVESSTLITGSATFSLTFKEAQASTKTQLNKVVKVAQLDKIDFSAEKPTAEDLLKGIKAKNSDLPSDFSINDFTIENSPEQTTTTATIKGAGDKYEGTVALTYSKKEAVNAPVLAFGGENVQENAIEIKQSVGNGKATIIIKVTNKIETEKAKAISATSGNVQVEQNSEGVNLDTYNFILTGLKNSEETSVTFSYKNAKDLVLKVKTSGFSG is encoded by the coding sequence ATGAAAAAACTATTAAGTTTATTAGCAGCAACTGGATTAGTTGCTACAAGTGGAAGTGTTGCGGTTGCATGTAATAAAAAAGCGGATGACAAAGCAACAACATCTACTAAAAAAGATTTAACAAAAATTGGAGAAGCTAATTTAAAATTAGCACCAAATGCAAATGATGAAGCTGCAGCTAAATCAGCAGTTATCGATCAAATCAAAGCAAAATTAAGTGTAACAGTAGTTGAAAAAACTGATATTACATTTAGTGATTTTGTAAAAGCAGAATCAAGTTCAAAAGCTGGATCAATTAAAGTTACAGCTGTAGAATCAAGTACATTAATTACTGGAAGTGCTACTTTTTCATTAACATTTAAAGAAGCGCAAGCATCAACAAAAACACAACTAAATAAAGTTGTTAAAGTTGCGCAACTAGATAAAATTGATTTTAGTGCTGAAAAACCAACAGCTGAGGACTTATTAAAAGGTATAAAAGCTAAAAATAGTGATTTACCAAGTGATTTTTCAATAAATGATTTTACTATTGAAAATAGTCCAGAACAAACTACAACAACTGCAACCATTAAAGGGGCAGGAGATAAATATGAAGGAACAGTTGCTTTGACATATTCTAAAAAAGAAGCAGTGAATGCACCTGTATTAGCATTCGGTGGAGAAAATGTTCAAGAAAATGCTATTGAAATTAAACAATCAGTTGGAAATGGAAAAGCAACAATTATAATCAAAGTTACAAATAAAATTGAAACAGAAAAAGCTAAAGCAATTTCAGCAACATCAGGTAATGTACAAGTTGAACAAAACTCTGAGGGAGTTAATTTAGACACATATAATTTTATATTGACAGGATTAAAAAACTCAGAAGAAACATCAGTTACTTTTTCATATAAAAATGCTAAAGATTTAGTTTTAAAAGTTAAAACATCTGGATTTAGTGGATAA
- a CDS encoding MurR/RpiR family transcriptional regulator: MFIDEYYINLTNLEKEVLNLIYKNMEEFVGLTIQDFSKKLYTTSSTITKLIQKIGFTSYKSFQKSLEMEIKERTINAKTFKESQKDLTFLLSMISQNINAYSEAHFNKISEMIINSPKIIMVGFGNSFIAANELFQSLSRLGFNCFCTNDIFGNITLFENISPDSTIVFYSHQFKSRTIFRAFEMLSSFGFKTILISSNNQVEDKYKFSAKIIYESYDSKNISFNTKLNQITINYLLKYCIKNKISEVKKDKPSILI, encoded by the coding sequence GTGTTTATCGATGAGTATTACATTAATTTAACTAATTTAGAAAAAGAAGTTTTAAATTTAATTTACAAAAATATGGAAGAATTTGTTGGTTTAACTATTCAAGATTTTTCAAAAAAACTGTATACAACTAGCTCTACAATAACAAAGCTAATTCAAAAAATAGGGTTTACATCTTATAAAAGTTTTCAAAAGTCTTTGGAGATGGAAATAAAAGAAAGAACTATAAATGCAAAAACCTTTAAAGAATCACAAAAAGACTTAACATTTCTATTAAGTATGATATCTCAAAACATAAATGCTTACAGTGAAGCACATTTTAATAAGATATCTGAAATGATCATAAATTCACCTAAAATAATTATGGTTGGTTTTGGGAATAGTTTCATAGCTGCAAATGAACTTTTTCAATCTCTTTCTAGACTTGGTTTTAATTGTTTTTGCACAAATGACATATTTGGTAATATAACATTGTTTGAAAATATAAGTCCTGATAGCACAATTGTTTTTTATTCTCATCAATTTAAATCGAGAACTATATTTAGAGCATTTGAAATGTTAAGCTCATTTGGTTTTAAGACTATTTTAATATCTTCAAACAATCAAGTTGAAGATAAATATAAATTTAGTGCAAAAATAATTTATGAAAGTTATGATTCTAAAAACATTAGCTTTAATACTAAATTAAATCAAATAACAATAAATTATTTATTAAAATACTGCATCAAAAATAAAATATCAGAGGTTAAAAAAGATAAACCAAGTATTTTAATATAA
- a CDS encoding GNAT family N-acetyltransferase — MKVKLVKPNLKNIKQINNLIDDFKKYDDISNGINGSASLLSFASIEEWINYVNEQKVSKNKVPFKQFLVVDEANVVIGFTNLRLELNQDLLNHGGHIGYSISPQYRQKGYGTEVLKQGLEILKKYNINKVLVTCAQDNIASEKVILKNKGVYENTYKKGDQITKRFWIEI, encoded by the coding sequence ATGAAAGTTAAATTAGTAAAACCAAACTTAAAAAACATTAAACAAATTAATAACTTAATTGATGACTTTAAAAAGTATGATGATATTAGTAATGGGATTAATGGATCTGCTAGTTTGCTATCTTTTGCATCAATTGAAGAATGAATCAACTATGTTAATGAACAAAAAGTATCTAAAAATAAAGTACCTTTTAAACAATTTCTAGTAGTTGATGAAGCAAATGTTGTAATTGGATTTACAAACTTGCGATTAGAATTAAATCAAGATTTATTAAATCATGGTGGTCACATTGGTTATTCTATAAGTCCTCAATATCGTCAAAAAGGTTATGGAACAGAAGTTTTAAAACAAGGGCTAGAAATTCTTAAAAAATATAATATTAATAAAGTGTTAGTAACTTGTGCACAAGATAATATAGCAAGTGAAAAGGTAATTTTAAAAAATAAGGGTGTTTATGAAAACACTTATAAAAAAGGTGATCAAATCACTAAAAGATTTTGAATTGAAATATAA
- a CDS encoding lipoprotein: MKKLLSLLAATGLVATSGSVAVACNKKADDKGTATTKKDLSTITGDSLKLAPDANDEAAAKKAVISQIKAKLTVTVVETTDVAFSDFKAAESSDKPGSIVVTAAEKSTLVTGKATFALTFKAAEAAKPSIPDVNAQEVKIGETKSFDVTVENGDGSSVMTAAVKSGETFLEDIKVATDSSNKNKFTVSYKGKSKSDSATIVLTYKDVTKNVTVKVSEAEVAKTPVLSFSEAPSNPVDLSDKQPKTFTVKVENPVTSRKITVDLGTAEASLTLGEIGGTDAAQTFTLTAKAKIEQAVVITVKYEGATSNLTFNVSAATYQ, translated from the coding sequence ATGAAAAAACTTTTAAGTTTATTAGCAGCAACTGGACTAGTTGCTACAAGTGGAAGTGTTGCAGTTGCATGTAACAAAAAAGCCGACGACAAAGGAACAGCTACTACTAAAAAAGATTTATCAACAATAACAGGAGATAGTTTAAAATTAGCTCCAGATGCAAATGATGAAGCAGCAGCAAAAAAAGCGGTTATTTCACAAATTAAAGCAAAATTAACTGTTACAGTTGTTGAAACAACAGATGTAGCATTTAGCGATTTTAAAGCAGCTGAATCTAGTGATAAACCAGGAAGTATTGTTGTAACAGCAGCTGAAAAAAGCACACTAGTTACAGGAAAAGCTACTTTTGCCTTAACATTTAAAGCAGCTGAAGCAGCTAAACCATCAATTCCAGATGTAAATGCACAAGAAGTTAAAATTGGAGAAACAAAATCATTTGATGTAACAGTTGAAAACGGTGATGGATCATCAGTTATGACTGCAGCTGTTAAATCAGGAGAAACATTCTTAGAAGATATTAAGGTTGCAACTGATAGCAGTAATAAAAACAAATTTACAGTATCATACAAAGGTAAATCAAAAAGTGATTCAGCAACAATTGTTTTAACTTATAAAGATGTGACAAAAAATGTTACAGTTAAAGTTAGTGAAGCTGAAGTTGCAAAAACACCAGTACTATCATTTAGTGAAGCACCATCAAATCCAGTGGATTTATCTGATAAACAACCAAAAACATTTACAGTTAAAGTTGAAAATCCAGTAACTTCTAGAAAAATTACTGTTGACTTAGGTACAGCAGAAGCAAGTTTAACTCTTGGAGAAATTGGTGGAACAGATGCTGCTCAAACATTTACATTAACAGCAAAAGCGAAAATTGAACAAGCAGTAGTTATCACAGTTAAGTATGAAGGTGCTACTTCTAACTTAACATTTAATGTAAGTGCAGCAACTTATCAATAA
- a CDS encoding lipoprotein: protein MKKLLSLLAATGLVATSGSVAVACNKKADDKATTASTDLSTIKGADLTVKPSDNTEAAAKTAVLAQIKLKLKLTTDVKDSTDVVFSAFSAATSAKAGSIVATAADASKVLTPKKTATFALTYVAPAAKKDLSTITTKELGEFSGVGDTPTVGEVVEQVNAKNSGLSLSADDVDMTTPSGKDLKASATLTAKSTSTKFEKAVTVTYTYTKSATTTKKDLSTITGNDLKLEVADNQQATAESAAIAKVKEKLGVDVVKGTDFTVGSSDFTAPQSGTAGKIKLTSKSDSTKLTEGKSVEFTLNLKASQTDATITKVESGSVDLTTSKALSIAKSGNADVKVTVSKVASGTSFTTTIGDTNKEVLSAGNATNEGTVYTVKLTATDVSENKEVKVTFKYGTASFELTVTVTA from the coding sequence ATGAAGAAACTTTTAAGTTTATTAGCAGCTACAGGATTAGTTGCTACAAGTGGAAGTGTTGCAGTTGCATGTAACAAGAAAGCTGATGATAAAGCAACTACAGCATCAACAGATTTATCAACAATTAAAGGAGCTGACTTAACTGTTAAACCAAGTGATAACACTGAAGCAGCAGCAAAAACAGCAGTTCTTGCTCAAATTAAATTAAAATTAAAATTAACTACTGATGTAAAAGACTCAACTGATGTTGTATTTAGTGCATTTAGTGCAGCTACATCAGCAAAAGCAGGAAGCATTGTTGCAACAGCAGCTGACGCAAGTAAAGTACTTACACCTAAAAAAACAGCTACATTTGCATTAACATATGTTGCACCAGCAGCTAAAAAAGATTTAAGTACTATAACAACTAAAGAATTAGGAGAATTTTCAGGAGTTGGTGATACACCAACAGTTGGTGAAGTTGTAGAACAAGTAAATGCTAAAAACTCAGGTTTAAGCTTATCAGCAGATGATGTTGATATGACTACACCAAGTGGTAAAGATCTAAAAGCTTCAGCTACTTTAACAGCAAAATCAACTTCAACAAAATTTGAAAAAGCAGTTACTGTAACTTATACATATACTAAAAGTGCAACGACTACTAAAAAAGATTTATCAACAATCACAGGAAATGATTTAAAATTAGAAGTTGCAGATAATCAACAAGCAACAGCCGAATCAGCAGCAATTGCTAAAGTTAAAGAAAAATTAGGAGTAGATGTAGTTAAAGGTACTGACTTTACAGTTGGTAGCTCAGACTTTACAGCACCACAAAGTGGTACTGCAGGTAAAATTAAACTTACTTCAAAATCAGACAGTACAAAATTAACTGAAGGAAAATCAGTAGAATTTACATTAAATTTAAAAGCATCACAAACTGACGCAACAATAACAAAAGTGGAATCAGGAAGTGTTGACTTAACAACTTCAAAAGCATTATCAATAGCAAAAAGCGGAAATGCAGATGTTAAAGTTACTGTTTCAAAAGTAGCTTCTGGAACATCATTTACAACAACTATTGGTGATACTAATAAAGAAGTATTATCAGCAGGTAATGCAACTAATGAAGGAACAGTTTACACTGTTAAACTTACAGCGACAGATGTAAGTGAAAATAAAGAAGTTAAAGTTACATTTAAATACGGAACTGCAAGCTTTGAATTAACAGTTACTGTTACAGCTTAA